A DNA window from Salvelinus namaycush isolate Seneca chromosome 30, SaNama_1.0, whole genome shotgun sequence contains the following coding sequences:
- the LOC120025129 gene encoding retinoblastoma-like protein 2, with product MATQRHVPSDSLARTFRFCARNPSEVISTRLRDMLHTFIQHYQEPWEENRSLDRERGVKFSSQTEALYYRVLEAVINQERKRLGAKDLSGILEHDLFQRSLVACCLEMVIFSHQPPGSFPLVIDIFSLAPYDFYKVIELVLRAEEGLLPGVVRHLTHIEEQVLESLAWRRDSPLWDQIRAAKGQGQLPAYHQVMLPQYSEDTDKMAKIPPTPSQLTPSLVNGIHGNDLNPPITHHERYSSPPAGSKMAACPTTPVSPSQSSSVIVTRQTVVTMASATVTTNNGQSVTIPVRGIANDRGGITFTLSVVGQPIPPQQVSSTSTQQPQNPVTHRPQSKGGISLFLRKVYHLVSMRLRDICVKLDICEALRLKIWTCVEHSLVHCTDLMLDRHLDQILMCAIYVMAKVTNVDMPFKLIMQCYKTQPQARNCVFRSVLISGRNTKTSQNSPGRSNRKNIDVDPSSSLLTYQSPPTHPTGPRAPCRQDQGERRHLIYFYNTVYVKQMKDFALRYNSSSLTIAGVETPPLSPYPCQCIGSLRRLRPSNHHSLYISPHKPSTHSSPRTGFLYYISRSPSKRLREINDMMRTFQSRTRKHCAAQLQEDGEEEGGPLVKRPCQDRPSDWQRKLRDLGQDRARAQNQQQSQTRAKAQHQATAHNGTH from the exons GTTCTGTGCCAGAAACCCTAGTGAGGTCATCTCCACTAGACTGAGAGACATGCTCCACACCTTCATCCAGCACTACCAGGAACCATGGGAAGAGAACCGCAGCCtagacagag AGAGAGGAGTGAAGTTCTCCAGCCAGACAGAGGCTTTGTACTACAGGGTTCTAGAGGCTGTCATCAATCAGGAGAGGAAGAGGCTGGGAGCCAAAGACCTTTCA GGCATTCTGGAGCATGATCTGTTCCAGCGCTCTCTAGTGGCCTGTTGTCTGGAGATGGTCATCTTCTCCCATCAGCCACCAGGCAGCTTCCCCCTGGTCATTGACATCTTTAGCCTGGCGCCATACGACTTCTACAAG GTGATAGAGCTGGTGCTGCGGGCTGAGGAGGGCTTGCTGCCGGGTGTGGTCAGGCATCTGACCCATATAGAGGAGCAGGTCCTGGAGAGTCTGGCCTGGAGGAGAGACTCACCACTCTGGGACCAGATCAGAGCTGCTAAGGGACAGGGACAGCTGCCTGCATACCATCAG GTGATGCTCCCCCAATACTCAGAGGACACAGACAAGATGGCCAAGATCCCTCCCACCCCTTCACAATTGACCCCAAGCCTTGTGAATGGGATCCATGGAAATGACCTGAACCCTCCGATTACCCACCATGAACGCTACAGCTCACCCCCTGCTGGCTCAAAGATGGCCGCTTGCCCTACCACACCAGTCAGCCCATCCCAGTCCTCCTCTGTCATTGTTACTAGACAGACTGTAGTCACCATGGCATCAGCCACTGTCACCACCAACAATGGCCAGTCAGTCACCATACCGGTTCGAG GCATTGCCAATGACCGGGGAGGCATCACATTTACCCTCAGTGTTGTGGGTCAGCCCATTCCTCCACAGCAAGTCTCCAGCACCTCTACCCAGCAGCCCCAGaacccagtcacacacagaccTCAGAGTAAGGGAGGAATCTCACTGTTCCTCCGCAAG GTCTACCACCTGGTGAGCATGCGTCTGAGGGACATCTGTGTTAAACTGGACATCTGTGAGGCGCTGCGGCTGAAGATCTGGACCTGCGTTGAACACTCCTTGGTCCACTGCACTGACCTCATGCTAGACCGACACCTGGACCAAATACTCATGTGTGCCATCTATGTCATGGCCAAG GTAACCAATGTTGACATGCCCTTCAAGCTCATCATGCAGTGCTACAAGACTCAGCCTCAAGCAAGGAACTGT GTATTCAGAAGTGTTCTGATCTCAGGGAGAAACACCAAGACCTCACAAAACTCTCCTGGAAGATCCAACAGAAAAAACA TTGATGTAGACCCCAGCAGTAGCTTGCTTACATACCAGAGCCCTCCCACCCATCCTACAGGACCCAGAGCTCCCTGTAGACAGGACCAGGGGGAGAGAAGACACCTCATCTATTTCTACAACACCGTCTATGTCAAACAGATGAAAGACTTTGCCCTGCGCTACAACTCCAGCTCTCTGACCATAGCCGGG GTTGAAACCCCTCCCCTTTCGCCATACCCCTGCCAGTGTATTGGATCCTTGCGCAGACTCCGCCCCTCAAACCACCATTCCCTCTACATCTCTCCCCACAAGCCCAGCACTCACTCCTCCCCCCGCACTGGGTTCCTCTACTACATCAGCAGAAGCCCCTCAAAG CGTCTGAGAGAGATCAATGACATGATGAGGACATTTCAGTCACGCACCAGGAAGCACTGTGCAGCCCAGCTGCAGGAGGATGGTGAGGAGGAGGGTGGGCCGCTTGTGAAGAGACCCTGTCAGGATAGACCGTCAGACTGGCAGAGAAAGCTCAGGGACCTCGGCCAGGACAGGGCCAGGGCCCAGAACCAGCAACAATCCCAGACCAGGGCCAAGGCACAGCACCAAGCAACAGCACACAATGGGACACATTGA